The Streptomyces sp. NBC_01268 genome window below encodes:
- a CDS encoding SCP2 sterol-binding domain-containing protein, with the protein MATITECRGALSRLSDNLARADDGVRGAAAFDRTLSCHLTDLDTTFTGRLVDGRIEVEDTVAGPPPGKAQIRLRMTGDDLVAMVDGELNFAKAWASGRVGLEAGFRDLLRLRSLL; encoded by the coding sequence ATGGCGACGATCACGGAGTGCCGCGGCGCACTGAGCAGACTTTCCGACAACCTCGCGCGGGCGGACGACGGGGTGCGCGGCGCCGCCGCGTTCGACCGCACCCTGAGCTGCCACCTGACCGATCTCGACACGACCTTCACCGGCCGTCTCGTGGACGGCCGGATCGAGGTCGAGGACACCGTCGCGGGCCCGCCGCCCGGCAAGGCCCAGATCCGCTTGCGGATGACCGGGGACGACCTGGTGGCGATGGTGGACGGCGAGCTGAACTTCGCGAAGGCCTGGGCCTCGGGCCGGGTCGGCCTGGAGGCGGGCTTCCGCGACCTGCTGCGACTGCGGTCGCTGCTCTAG
- a CDS encoding YbhB/YbcL family Raf kinase inhibitor-like protein, with protein MAEGKRAPLPHDFHPPVPEFTVVSDDVVPGGVLKDAQVYAAGNTSPQLSWEGFPAGTKSFAVTCFDPDAPTGSGFWHWVLFDLPVSVTELPAGAGSGAFTGLPAGAVQARNDYGSRDFGGAAPPAGENHRYVFTVYAVDTEKLGPDADASPAAVGFHLRFHTLGRAQLIGSYTGPAES; from the coding sequence GTGGCCGAGGGCAAGAGGGCGCCGCTCCCCCATGACTTCCATCCGCCGGTGCCGGAGTTCACCGTGGTGAGCGACGACGTCGTGCCGGGCGGGGTGCTGAAGGACGCTCAGGTGTACGCGGCGGGGAACACCTCGCCGCAGCTGAGCTGGGAGGGCTTCCCCGCGGGGACGAAGAGCTTCGCGGTGACGTGCTTCGACCCGGACGCGCCGACGGGCAGCGGTTTCTGGCACTGGGTGCTGTTCGACCTCCCGGTGTCGGTGACGGAGCTGCCGGCCGGTGCCGGTTCGGGTGCGTTCACGGGGCTGCCGGCGGGTGCCGTGCAGGCGCGTAACGACTACGGGTCGAGGGACTTCGGCGGGGCGGCGCCGCCGGCCGGGGAGAACCACCGCTATGTGTTCACGGTGTACGCGGTGGACACGGAGAAGCTGGGGCCCGACGCGGACGCGTCGCCGGCCGCGGTCGGCTTCCACCTGCGCTTCCACACGCTGGGGCGGGCGCAGCTGATCGGCTCGTACACGGGTCCCGCGGAGAGCTGA
- a CDS encoding DUF1015 domain-containing protein, with the protein MNTSGHAADDVRAPGLRLAPFRGLRYVPARVGSLAAVTSPPYDVVVRPDGLQHLESADPHNIVRLILPQAITAGTRHRKAAVTLDRWLADGILAPDPDPAIYVYEQRGDGILQRGLIGALELSAPGEGVVLPHEDVMPHVVEDRAALMRTTAANLEPLLLTYRGDGDGAGSVIDRTVEREPLLSTTTEDGFHHRLWAVTNPADLAAVAAELGRHQALIADGHHRWATYLRLREEHAAPGPWNYGLVLLIDTARYPLRVRAIHRLLNRLPVAGALAAVGDAFRVTRVDGPLAAAQEALAAATAEGNAFLLAGDGTFHLLDRPDPALLARTIRTDRPEAWRTLDATVLHSTLLDHVWHIPDEPEDIAYIHDTEAAVAQAVRRGGTAVLMHPVKEEVVRDLARQGVTMPRKSTSFGPKPATGLVLRSLALD; encoded by the coding sequence ATGAACACTTCAGGTCACGCGGCCGATGACGTCCGCGCCCCAGGACTGCGCCTGGCCCCGTTCCGGGGCCTCCGGTACGTGCCCGCGCGCGTGGGCAGCCTGGCGGCCGTGACCTCGCCTCCGTACGACGTCGTCGTACGACCTGACGGACTCCAGCACCTCGAGTCCGCCGACCCGCACAACATCGTGCGGTTGATCCTCCCCCAGGCCATCACCGCCGGCACCCGCCACCGCAAGGCCGCCGTCACCCTCGACCGCTGGCTCGCCGACGGCATCCTCGCCCCGGACCCCGACCCCGCGATCTACGTGTACGAGCAGCGCGGCGACGGCATCCTCCAGCGCGGCCTCATCGGCGCCCTGGAGCTGTCCGCGCCCGGCGAGGGCGTCGTCCTCCCCCACGAGGACGTGATGCCGCACGTCGTCGAGGACCGCGCCGCCCTCATGCGCACCACCGCCGCCAACCTGGAGCCCCTGCTCCTGACGTACCGCGGCGACGGCGACGGGGCCGGCAGCGTGATCGACCGCACCGTCGAGCGCGAGCCGCTGCTCTCGACCACCACCGAGGACGGCTTCCACCACCGCCTCTGGGCGGTCACCAACCCGGCCGACCTGGCCGCCGTCGCCGCCGAGCTGGGCCGCCACCAGGCCCTGATCGCCGACGGCCACCACCGCTGGGCCACGTATCTGCGCCTGCGCGAGGAGCACGCCGCGCCCGGTCCGTGGAACTACGGCCTGGTCCTGCTCATCGACACGGCCCGCTACCCGCTGCGGGTCCGCGCGATCCACCGCCTCCTCAACCGCCTCCCGGTCGCCGGAGCGCTGGCGGCCGTGGGCGACGCCTTCCGCGTGACGCGCGTCGACGGCCCCCTGGCCGCGGCCCAGGAAGCCCTCGCGGCGGCCACGGCGGAGGGCAACGCCTTCCTCCTCGCCGGCGACGGGACCTTCCACCTCCTCGACCGGCCCGACCCCGCGCTGCTGGCCCGCACCATCCGCACGGACCGCCCCGAGGCCTGGCGCACCCTGGACGCGACGGTCCTGCACTCCACCCTCCTGGACCACGTCTGGCACATCCCGGACGAGCCCGAGGACATCGCCTACATCCACGACACGGAGGCCGCCGTCGCCCAGGCGGTGCGCCGCGGCGGTACGGCGGTCCTGATGCACCCGGTGAAGGAGGAGGTCGTCCGCGACCTCGCCCGCCAGGGAGTCACGATGCCCCGCAAGTCGACCTCCTTCGGCCCCAAGCCGGCGACGGGCCTGGTCCTGCGGAGCCTGGCCCTCGACTGA
- a CDS encoding ABC transporter ATP-binding protein, with amino-acid sequence MNGQQETQRLMAESVTLAYDQRVIARDLSVAIPDNSFTVIVGPNACGKSTLLRALSRMLKPSQGRVLLDGQAIHSLPAKKVAKTLGLLPQSSIAPDGITVADLVARGRYPHQGLLRQWSPEDERIVQESMASTGVAELAERYVDELSGGQRQRVWIAMALAQQTPLLLLDEPTTFLDIQHQIDVLDLCAELHENQGRTLVAVLHDLNHAARYATHLIACRDGEVVAEGPPSEVVTAELVERVFGLRCQVIEDPETGTPLVVPAGRKARAVRKPVAAPQAAVPEPAPAT; translated from the coding sequence ATGAACGGGCAGCAGGAGACGCAGCGGCTGATGGCCGAGTCGGTCACGCTCGCCTACGACCAGCGGGTCATCGCCCGCGACCTCAGCGTCGCGATCCCCGACAACTCCTTCACGGTCATCGTCGGCCCCAACGCCTGCGGCAAGTCCACCCTGCTGCGCGCCCTCTCCCGGATGCTCAAGCCCAGCCAGGGGCGGGTCCTGCTCGACGGGCAGGCGATCCACTCGCTGCCCGCCAAGAAGGTCGCCAAGACCCTCGGCCTGCTGCCGCAGTCCTCCATCGCCCCCGACGGCATCACCGTCGCCGACCTCGTCGCCCGCGGCCGCTACCCCCACCAGGGGCTGCTGCGCCAGTGGTCGCCCGAGGACGAGCGGATCGTGCAGGAGTCGATGGCCTCGACCGGGGTCGCCGAACTCGCCGAACGGTACGTCGACGAGCTCTCCGGCGGTCAGCGACAGAGGGTCTGGATCGCCATGGCCCTCGCCCAGCAGACCCCGCTGCTGCTGCTCGACGAGCCGACCACCTTCCTCGACATCCAGCACCAGATCGACGTCCTCGACCTGTGCGCCGAACTCCACGAGAACCAGGGCCGCACCCTCGTCGCCGTCCTGCACGACCTCAACCACGCCGCCCGTTACGCCACCCACCTCATCGCCTGTCGCGACGGCGAGGTCGTCGCCGAGGGGCCGCCGTCCGAGGTGGTCACGGCGGAGCTCGTCGAGCGGGTCTTCGGGCTCCGCTGCCAGGTCATCGAGGACCCGGAGACCGGCACGCCGCTGGTCGTGCCGGCGGGGCGCAAGGCGCGGGCGGTGCGCAAGCCCGTGGCGGCCCCGCAGGCCGCGGTGCCGGAGCCCGCGCCGGCGACCTGA
- a CDS encoding sporulation protein: MGFKKLLASLGAGGASVETVLTEENVVPGGVVQGEVRIQGGSVAQQIEGLSVGLQARVEVEGGEQEHKQDIEFVKVRLGGAFEVQAGAVHVVPFGLEIPWETPVTAIAGQQLRGMNIGVTTELEIARAVDSGDLDPINVHPLPAQQAILDAFIQLGFRFKSADMERGHIRGTRQRLPFYQEIEFFAPQQYRGLNQVEVSFVADDREMDVVLEMDKKPGLFTEGSDSFRSFTVGLHDFHTTDWAAYLNQWLAEVGGRRNWL; this comes from the coding sequence ATGGGGTTCAAGAAGCTGCTCGCGAGCCTGGGTGCGGGCGGGGCGTCGGTGGAGACGGTGCTCACCGAGGAGAACGTCGTCCCGGGTGGCGTCGTCCAGGGTGAGGTGCGGATCCAGGGCGGTTCCGTGGCCCAGCAGATCGAGGGACTGTCCGTCGGCCTGCAGGCGCGGGTCGAGGTCGAGGGCGGCGAGCAGGAGCACAAGCAGGACATCGAGTTCGTGAAGGTGCGGCTCGGCGGGGCCTTCGAGGTGCAGGCCGGGGCGGTGCACGTGGTGCCGTTCGGCCTGGAGATCCCGTGGGAGACGCCGGTCACCGCCATCGCGGGGCAGCAGCTGCGCGGCATGAACATCGGGGTGACGACCGAGCTGGAGATCGCCCGCGCGGTGGACTCCGGGGACCTGGACCCGATCAACGTGCACCCGCTGCCGGCACAGCAGGCGATCCTCGACGCGTTCATCCAGCTGGGTTTCCGCTTCAAGAGCGCGGACATGGAGCGCGGGCACATCCGCGGGACGCGGCAGCGGCTGCCGTTCTACCAGGAGATCGAGTTCTTCGCGCCGCAGCAGTACCGCGGGCTGAACCAGGTCGAGGTCAGCTTCGTCGCGGACGACCGGGAGATGGACGTCGTCCTGGAGATGGACAAGAAGCCGGGTCTGTTCACCGAGGGCAGCGACTCGTTCCGGTCCTTCACGGTGGGGCTGCACGACTTCCACACCACCGACTGGGCGGCATACCTGAACCAGTGGCTCGCCGAGGTCGGCGGGCGTCGCAACTGGCTCTAG
- a CDS encoding HNH endonuclease: MRDTLVLNASFEPLSTVTLNRAVVLVLQDKAVVEQEHPGLRMRAAALDMPVPRVIRLCRYVRVPFRRQAPWSRRGVLVRDQHRCAYCGRRATTVDHVVPRAQGGGDHWLNTVASCAEDNHRKADRTPEQAGMPLLHQPFVPTPADAMLLAMRAGERSELPDWLTDQAA; encoded by the coding sequence ATGCGGGACACGCTGGTTCTGAACGCGAGCTTCGAGCCGCTTTCTACGGTCACACTCAACCGTGCGGTGGTGCTTGTCCTGCAGGACAAGGCCGTCGTGGAGCAGGAACACCCGGGCCTGCGCATGCGGGCGGCCGCCCTGGACATGCCGGTGCCACGGGTGATCAGGCTCTGCCGCTACGTCCGGGTGCCCTTCCGAAGACAGGCTCCGTGGTCGAGGCGGGGTGTGCTGGTGCGGGACCAGCACCGGTGCGCGTACTGCGGGCGGCGGGCGACGACGGTGGACCACGTCGTGCCGCGTGCGCAGGGCGGTGGCGATCACTGGCTGAACACGGTGGCCTCGTGCGCGGAGGACAACCACCGCAAGGCGGACCGGACGCCGGAGCAGGCGGGGATGCCGCTGCTGCACCAGCCGTTCGTGCCGACGCCGGCGGACGCGATGCTGCTCGCGATGCGGGCCGGTGAGCGGTCGGAGCTTCCGGACTGGCTGACGGACCAGGCCGCTTAG
- a CDS encoding TlyA family RNA methyltransferase → MAGVVRRRLDAELVRRKLARSREHASQLIAAGRVTVGKTVATKPATQVETAAAIVVSQDDADPDYVSRGGHKLAGAFAAFVPQGLRVEGRRALDAGASTGGFTDVLLRAGAAHVVAVDVGYGQLAWSLQSDERVTVKDRTNVRELTLDAIDGIPVDLVVGDLSFIPLGLVLPALAACTGPGADLVLMVKPQFEVGKERLGTGGVVRSTELRADAVKNVARRAAELGLGVLGVTASPLPGPSGNVEYFLWLRAGAPALDPADVDRAVAEGPR, encoded by the coding sequence GTGGCAGGAGTGGTCCGCCGCCGTCTCGACGCCGAGCTGGTACGGCGCAAGCTGGCGCGCTCGCGCGAGCACGCCAGCCAGCTGATCGCCGCGGGCCGGGTGACCGTCGGCAAGACCGTCGCCACCAAGCCCGCCACCCAGGTGGAGACCGCCGCGGCCATCGTCGTCTCCCAGGACGACGCCGACCCCGACTACGTGTCCCGCGGCGGGCACAAGCTGGCCGGCGCGTTCGCCGCCTTCGTGCCGCAGGGGCTCCGGGTGGAAGGCCGCCGCGCCCTCGACGCGGGCGCCTCCACCGGCGGCTTCACCGACGTCCTGCTGCGCGCCGGCGCCGCCCACGTCGTGGCCGTCGACGTCGGCTACGGGCAGCTCGCCTGGTCGCTGCAGAGCGACGAGCGCGTCACCGTCAAGGACCGCACCAACGTCCGCGAGCTGACCCTCGACGCCATCGACGGGATCCCCGTCGACCTCGTCGTCGGCGACCTGTCCTTCATCCCGCTGGGCCTCGTGCTGCCCGCCCTCGCCGCCTGCACCGGGCCCGGCGCCGACCTCGTCCTGATGGTCAAGCCGCAGTTCGAGGTGGGCAAGGAGCGGCTCGGCACCGGCGGAGTCGTCCGCAGCACCGAACTGCGCGCCGACGCCGTCAAGAACGTGGCCCGGCGGGCGGCCGAGCTGGGACTCGGTGTCCTCGGCGTCACGGCGAGCCCGCTGCCCGGGCCCTCCGGCAACGTCGAGTACTTTCTGTGGCTGCGGGCCGGGGCGCCCGCGCTGGATCCGGCGGACGTCGACCGCGCCGTGGCGGAAGGACCTCGTTGA
- a CDS encoding NAD kinase, with translation MSTGSSTSTDNTRTVFLLAHTGRPAAVRSAELVVLGLLRSGIGVRVLEAEAADLPLPPSVEKVPEACSDALDGCELLVVLGGDGTLLRGSEFSRASGVPMLGVNLGRVGFLAEAERDDLDKVVDRVVTKAYEVEERMTLDVTVYQNGDVLHRDWALNEAAVQKVSPERMLEVVLAIDGRPVTGFGCDGVICATPTGSTAYAFSAGGPVIWPEVEALLMVPIGAHALFAKPLVTTPDSVLAVEVEPHTPHGVLWCDGRRTVELPAGARVEVRRGAVPVRLARLHHASFTDRLVAKFALPVSGWRGAPH, from the coding sequence TTGAGCACTGGTTCGAGCACCTCGACCGACAACACCCGTACCGTCTTCCTGCTCGCGCACACCGGCCGGCCGGCCGCCGTGCGCAGCGCCGAACTCGTCGTCCTCGGGCTGCTCCGCAGCGGCATCGGGGTCCGCGTCCTGGAGGCGGAGGCGGCCGACCTGCCGCTGCCGCCGTCCGTCGAGAAGGTCCCGGAGGCCTGCTCCGACGCGCTCGACGGCTGTGAACTCCTCGTCGTCCTCGGCGGCGACGGCACCCTGCTGCGCGGCTCGGAGTTCTCCCGCGCCTCCGGGGTGCCGATGCTCGGGGTCAACCTCGGCCGGGTCGGCTTCCTCGCCGAGGCCGAGCGCGACGACCTCGACAAGGTCGTCGACCGGGTCGTGACCAAGGCGTACGAGGTCGAGGAGCGGATGACCCTCGACGTCACCGTCTACCAGAACGGCGACGTCCTGCACCGGGACTGGGCGCTCAACGAGGCGGCCGTGCAGAAGGTGTCCCCGGAGCGGATGCTGGAGGTCGTCCTCGCCATCGACGGGCGGCCGGTGACCGGCTTCGGCTGCGACGGCGTCATCTGCGCGACGCCGACCGGCTCGACCGCGTACGCCTTCTCCGCCGGCGGGCCGGTGATCTGGCCCGAGGTCGAGGCGCTGCTCATGGTGCCGATCGGGGCGCACGCCCTGTTCGCCAAGCCGCTGGTCACCACGCCCGACTCGGTGCTCGCCGTCGAGGTCGAGCCGCACACCCCGCACGGGGTGCTGTGGTGCGACGGGCGGCGGACGGTGGAGTTGCCGGCGGGCGCCCGGGTCGAGGTCCGGCGCGGCGCCGTCCCGGTCCGGCTCGCCCGGCTGCACCACGCCTCCTTCACCGACCGGCTGGTGGCGAAGTTCGCCCTGCCCGTGTCGGGCTGGCGCGGCGCGCCGCACTGA
- a CDS encoding DNA-3-methyladenine glycosylase, with amino-acid sequence MSESPDRTPLTRAFFDRPVLEVAPDLLGRTLVRNAPDGRIELRLTEVEAYAGAIDPGSHAFRGRTARNAVMFGPPGHAYVYFTYGMWHCLNLVCGPEGHASGVLLRAGEILSGTEQARKRRLSARYDSELAKGPARLATALDVALSLNGTDTCGGPDAPISLLTGAPAPPDRIRTGPRTGVGGDGAPHPWRFWIDGDHTVSPYRAHAPRKRRLDSGATGA; translated from the coding sequence ATGAGCGAGAGCCCCGACCGTACGCCGCTCACGCGGGCCTTCTTCGACCGCCCCGTTCTGGAGGTGGCCCCCGATCTCCTGGGCCGCACCCTCGTACGGAACGCCCCGGACGGCCGCATCGAGCTCCGCCTCACCGAGGTGGAGGCGTACGCCGGCGCGATCGACCCCGGCTCGCACGCCTTCCGGGGCCGTACCGCCCGCAACGCCGTCATGTTCGGCCCGCCCGGACACGCGTACGTCTACTTCACCTACGGCATGTGGCACTGCCTGAACCTGGTGTGCGGCCCGGAAGGGCACGCGAGCGGGGTACTGCTCCGAGCGGGCGAAATCCTGAGCGGTACGGAACAGGCCAGGAAGCGTCGCCTCTCGGCCCGGTACGACTCCGAGCTCGCCAAGGGCCCGGCCCGCCTGGCCACCGCCCTCGACGTCGCCCTCTCCCTCAACGGCACCGACACCTGCGGCGGCCCGGACGCCCCGATCTCCCTGCTCACGGGCGCACCCGCACCGCCCGACCGGATCCGCACCGGCCCCCGCACGGGAGTGGGCGGCGACGGCGCCCCGCACCCCTGGCGCTTCTGGATCGACGGCGACCACACGGTCAGCCCCTACCGGGCGCACGCGCCGCGGAAGCGTCGCCTTGACTCGGGCGCAACAGGTGCGTAA
- a CDS encoding FecCD family ABC transporter permease — protein sequence MAVGVLLLVCVLSIMIGAKPVPLGDVWHGLFQNSGIRNDVVIHDVRVPRTLLGLLVGLALGLSGAVMQGLTRNPLAEPGLLGVNAGAAASVVSAIAFLGVTDPDTYVWFAFVGAAVVSVVVYVLGGSRSATPVRLALAGTAATAALYGYVNAVQLLNSAALDRLRFWTVGSLASATMDTVGQAAPFILVGTVLALLIARPLNAMEMGDDTARALGAHLNRTRIVAMVSVTLMCGAATAACGPIVFLGLMVPYIVRSITGPDMRWILPYAAVLSPVLLLGSDIIGRVVARPSELQVGIVTALVGGPVFIRLVRRKRMATL from the coding sequence GTGGCCGTCGGTGTCCTGCTGCTGGTCTGTGTCCTGAGCATCATGATCGGTGCCAAGCCGGTGCCGCTCGGCGATGTGTGGCACGGGCTGTTCCAGAACAGCGGCATCCGCAACGACGTCGTCATCCACGACGTCCGCGTGCCCCGCACCCTCCTCGGGCTGCTCGTCGGCCTGGCCCTGGGCCTGTCCGGCGCCGTCATGCAGGGGCTCACCCGCAACCCGCTCGCCGAGCCCGGACTGCTCGGCGTCAACGCGGGCGCCGCCGCCTCCGTCGTCTCCGCGATCGCGTTCCTCGGGGTCACCGACCCCGACACGTACGTCTGGTTCGCGTTCGTCGGCGCCGCGGTCGTCTCCGTCGTCGTCTACGTCCTCGGCGGCAGCCGCAGCGCCACGCCCGTGCGCCTCGCGCTGGCCGGGACGGCGGCCACCGCGGCGCTGTACGGGTACGTCAACGCCGTACAGCTGCTCAACTCCGCGGCCCTGGACCGGCTGCGCTTCTGGACGGTCGGCTCGCTCGCCTCCGCCACCATGGACACCGTCGGGCAGGCCGCGCCCTTCATCCTGGTCGGCACCGTGCTCGCGCTGCTCATCGCCCGGCCGCTGAACGCCATGGAGATGGGCGACGACACCGCCCGTGCCCTCGGCGCCCACCTGAACCGCACCCGGATCGTCGCCATGGTGTCGGTCACGCTGATGTGCGGGGCCGCGACCGCCGCCTGCGGGCCGATCGTCTTCCTCGGCCTGATGGTCCCGTACATCGTGCGGTCGATCACCGGCCCGGACATGCGCTGGATCCTCCCGTACGCGGCCGTCCTGTCGCCCGTGCTCCTGCTCGGCTCCGACATCATCGGCCGGGTCGTCGCCCGGCCCTCCGAACTCCAGGTCGGCATCGTCACCGCGCTCGTCGGCGGGCCCGTCTTCATCCGTCTCGTCCGCCGCAAGAGGATGGCCACGCTGTGA
- a CDS encoding HAD-IIA family hydrolase, protein MTGIGQGRHSRIRPSGSAVALSEAYDTALLDLDGVVYAGGQAIPYAVEALGTARAGGMHLAYVTNNALRTPQAVAEHLTELGVPAEAGDVITSAQAVARLIADELPPGSRVLLIGGEGLRVALRERGLVPVESADDDPAAVVQGYGGPELPWGRFAEASYAVARGLPWYASNTDLTIPGARGIGPGNGAAVEVVRIATGAEPKVAGKPLPPMHRETVLRTGAERPLVVGDRLDTDIEGAFNGSVDSLLVLTGVTDLGRLLTAVPEHRPTYLSADLRGLLVPQPEVAEGAEGAFLCGGWTASVSGGALVVEGAGESLDPLDGARALCAAAWADAGAGACGLDAGKALGRLGLG, encoded by the coding sequence ATGACGGGAATCGGCCAGGGCCGGCACAGCAGGATTCGGCCGAGTGGCAGTGCGGTCGCGCTGAGCGAGGCGTACGACACGGCGCTGCTCGACCTGGACGGGGTCGTCTACGCGGGCGGGCAGGCCATCCCGTACGCCGTCGAGGCACTGGGCACGGCCCGGGCGGGCGGGATGCACCTCGCGTACGTCACCAACAACGCGCTGCGGACGCCGCAGGCGGTGGCGGAGCACCTGACCGAGCTCGGGGTGCCGGCGGAGGCCGGTGACGTGATCACCTCGGCGCAGGCGGTGGCCCGGCTGATCGCGGACGAGCTGCCGCCCGGTTCGCGGGTGCTGCTGATCGGCGGCGAGGGGCTGCGGGTGGCGCTGCGCGAGCGGGGCCTGGTGCCGGTCGAGTCGGCGGACGACGACCCGGCGGCGGTGGTGCAGGGTTACGGCGGGCCCGAGCTGCCGTGGGGGCGGTTCGCGGAGGCGAGCTATGCGGTGGCGCGGGGGCTGCCCTGGTACGCCTCGAACACGGACCTGACGATTCCGGGCGCACGGGGGATCGGCCCGGGGAACGGTGCGGCGGTGGAGGTCGTGCGGATCGCGACCGGGGCCGAGCCGAAGGTCGCGGGGAAGCCGTTGCCGCCGATGCACCGCGAGACGGTGCTGCGGACCGGGGCCGAGCGGCCGCTGGTGGTCGGGGACCGGCTGGACACCGACATCGAGGGGGCGTTCAACGGGAGCGTGGACTCGCTGCTCGTGCTGACCGGTGTCACGGACCTGGGGCGGCTCCTCACGGCGGTGCCGGAGCACCGGCCGACGTATCTGTCGGCCGACCTGCGGGGACTGCTCGTGCCGCAGCCGGAGGTGGCCGAGGGGGCCGAAGGGGCGTTCCTGTGCGGTGGTTGGACGGCCTCGGTGAGCGGTGGTGCGCTCGTGGTGGAGGGCGCGGGGGAGTCGCTGGACCCGTTGGACGGCGCGCGGGCGCTGTGCGCCGCGGCCTGGGCGGACGCGGGCGCGGGGGCGTGCGGCCTGGACGCCGGAAAGGCGCTGGGGCGGCTGGGGCTGGGGTGA
- a CDS encoding FecCD family ABC transporter permease, with protein sequence MSTKTLRTGGGLSVRYEPRALVSVLGLLVLSAAAAVVLIGSGDFPIAPGDVVATLLGHGTPVQEFAVMDLRLPRVLVAVFVGAALGVGGAVFQSVSRNPLGSPDVIGFGQGASVGALVVIVLFQGSAAAAAGGAIVGGLVTGVVIYLLAWKRGVNGYRLVLIGIGAAAMLTAVIHYLITKAQLVDATRAIVWMTGSLDGRDWAQFWPLFGVSCLLLPVVLGHGRALRMLEMGDDAAYALGVKVERTRIVLLGSAVLLVAVATAAAGPIVFVSLSAPQLARRLTRSPGPNLAASALMGTALLLVADWAATHAFGERQLPVGVVTGVLGGCYLLWLLVSERKAGRI encoded by the coding sequence GTGAGCACCAAGACCCTGCGGACCGGCGGCGGCCTCTCCGTACGGTACGAGCCCCGCGCGCTCGTCTCCGTCCTCGGCCTGCTCGTGCTGTCCGCCGCCGCCGCGGTCGTCCTCATCGGCAGCGGCGACTTCCCCATCGCGCCCGGCGACGTGGTCGCCACCCTGCTCGGACACGGCACGCCCGTGCAGGAGTTCGCCGTGATGGACCTGCGGCTGCCGCGGGTCCTGGTCGCCGTCTTCGTCGGCGCCGCCCTCGGCGTCGGCGGCGCGGTCTTCCAGTCCGTCTCCCGCAACCCGCTCGGCAGCCCCGACGTCATCGGCTTCGGCCAGGGCGCCAGCGTCGGCGCGCTCGTCGTCATCGTGCTCTTCCAGGGCAGCGCCGCCGCCGCCGCGGGCGGCGCGATCGTCGGCGGACTCGTCACCGGCGTCGTGATCTACCTGCTGGCCTGGAAGCGCGGCGTGAACGGCTACCGGCTGGTGCTCATCGGCATCGGCGCCGCCGCCATGCTCACCGCCGTCATCCACTACCTCATCACCAAGGCGCAGCTCGTCGACGCCACCCGGGCCATCGTCTGGATGACCGGCTCGCTCGACGGCCGCGACTGGGCCCAGTTCTGGCCGCTGTTCGGCGTCAGCTGCCTGCTGCTGCCGGTCGTCCTCGGCCACGGGCGGGCGCTGCGCATGCTGGAGATGGGCGACGACGCCGCGTACGCCCTCGGGGTGAAGGTCGAGCGGACCCGGATCGTGCTCCTGGGCTCGGCCGTGCTGCTCGTCGCCGTCGCCACCGCCGCCGCGGGACCGATCGTCTTCGTCTCCCTCAGCGCCCCCCAGCTGGCCCGCCGGCTCACCCGCTCGCCCGGCCCCAACCTCGCCGCCTCCGCGCTCATGGGCACGGCCCTGCTGCTCGTCGCCGACTGGGCCGCCACGCACGCCTTCGGCGAGCGGCAGCTGCCGGTCGGTGTCGTCACCGGCGTCCTCGGCGGCTGCTATCTGCTCTGGCTGCTGGTCAGCGAGCGCAAGGCGGGCCGGATATGA